The proteins below are encoded in one region of Rhinolophus sinicus isolate RSC01 linkage group LG07, ASM3656204v1, whole genome shotgun sequence:
- the ADRA2A gene encoding alpha-2A adrenergic receptor: MFRQEQPLAEGSFVPMGSLQPDAGNASWNGTEEPGGGAQATPYSLQVTLTLVCLAGLLMLLTVFGNVLVIIAVFTSRALKAPQNLFLVSLASADILVATLVIPFSLANEVMGYWYFGKAWCEIYLALDVLFCTSSIVHLCAISLDRYWSITQAIEYNLKRTPRRIKAIIVTVWVISAVISFPPLISIEKKGGSGGQQQAEPRCEINDQKWYVISSCIGSFFAPCLIMILVYVRIYQIAKRRTRVPPNRRGPDAVPPGGAQRRPNGLGPERGVGPVGAEAEPLPAQLNGAPGEPTPAGPRDADALDLEESSSSEHTERPPGTRKSECGPRAKGKARASQVKPGDSLPRRGPGAAGPGAPAAGPGEERGGGAKASRWRGRQNREKRFTFVLAVVIGVFVVCWFPFFFTYTLTAVGCSVPRTLFKFFFWFGYCNSSLNPVIYTIFNHDFRRAFKKILCRGDRKRIV; encoded by the coding sequence ATGTTCCGCCAGGAGCAGCCGCTGGCCGAGGGCAGCTTCGTGCCCATGGGCTCCCTGCAGCCGGACGCAGGCAACGCGAGCTGGAATGGGACCGAGGAGCCGGGGGGCGGTGCCCAGGCCACCCCCTACTCCCTGCAGGTGACGCTGACGCTCGTGTGCCTGGCCGGCCTGCTCATGCTGCTCACCGTGTTTGGCAACGTGCTGGTCATCATCGCTGTGTTCACAAGCCGCGCGCTCAAGGCGCCCCAGAACCTCTTCCTGGTGTCTTTGGCCTCGGCCGACATCCTGGTGGCCACGCTCGTCATCCCTTTCTCGTTGGCCAACGAGGTCATGGGCTACTGGTACTTTGGCAAGGCATGGTGCGAGATCTACCTGGCGCTCGACGTGCTCTTCTGCACCTCGTCCATCGTGCACCTGTGCGCCATCAGCCTGGATCGCTACTGGTCCATCACGCAGGCCATCGAATACAACCTGAAGCGCACGCCACGCCGCATCAAGGCTATTATCGTCACCGTGTGGGTCATCTCCGCCGTCATCTCCTTCCCGCCGCTCATCTCCATCGAGAAGAAGGGCGGCAGCGGCGGCCAGCAGCAGGCCGAGCCGCGCTGCGAGATCAACGACCAGAAGTGGTACGTCATCTCGTCGTGCATCGGCTCCTTCTTCGCGCCCTGCCTCATCATGATCCTGGTCTACGTGCGTATCTACCAGATCGCCAAACGCCGCACCCGCGTGCCTCCTAACCGCCGGGGCCCGGACGCAGTGCCGCCGGGGGGCGCCCAGCGCAGGCCCAATGGCCTGGGCCCCGAGCGCGGCGTGGGCCCCGTGGGAGCCGAGGCCGAACCGCTGCCCGCCCAGCTCAACGGTGCCCCTGGGGAGCCCACGCCGGCTGGGCCGCGCGACGCGGACGCACTGGACCTGGAGGAGAGCTCGTCGTCCGAGCACACCGAGCGGCCTCCCGGGACCCGCAAGTCTGAGTGCGGCCCCCGGGCCAAGGGCAAGGCGCGGGCGAGCCAGGTGAAGCCGGGGGACAGCCTGCCACGGCGCGGGCCTGGGGCGGCAGGGCCCGGGGCGCCGGCGGCCGGGCCCGGGGAGGAGCGCGGCGGGGGCGCCAAGGCGTCGCGCTGGCGCGGGCGGCAGAACCGCGAAAAGCGCTTCACGTTCGTGCTGGCCGTGGTCATCGGCGTGTTCGTGGTGTGCTGGTTTCCCTTCTTCTTCACCTACACGCTCACGGCCGTCGGCTGCTCCGTGCCGCGCACGCTCTTCAAGTTCTTCTTCTGGTTCGGCTACTGCAACAGCTCGCTGAACCCGGTCATCTACACCATCTTCAACCACGACTTCCGCCGCGCCTTCAAGAAGATCCTTTGCCGCGGGGACAGGAAACGGATCGTGTGA